The DNA region GCCACCTTTCTGTGGCTGTGTGCATTGCGCAGGATAGCAAAGTTTCGGAAGCATCGAACAGGCGTTTGGAACGGCAGCTAAAAGGACAGCGATGCTCCTGCCTGGCCTTTAAAAATCTCTGGGCTCCGTTAGGCCTTCTTTCATTGGAATCCTCAGAGGCGCCAAGCATCTCAGTGGCTGAGCAACTTCACCTTAACGTTCTGGGTGTTATAATTTTTGGGTCGGCTTGTTTGAGAGTTTCTCCCGGGTATTTGGCAAGATGGGAACGTTAGTAATTATTGCACATCATGCCAAGAAGCACTTTTAtgcatttaataaataacaatCCCTCTGAAGCCCCTACACAATGTGTGtgtgcaggagagagagagagagttatatATAAATACAGTATAAAAATATGCTTATAATATTTTAGATATACCTTTTATTCCACTCTTTATCCATACCGTTGactttaaacttttttaaaatgcttttaaactgtttttatgtaagccgcccggagtccttcgggattgggcggcatacaaatctattaaaattggacaATCCAAGAGTACTTTCAGATTATTTGGCTGTTCATCGAAGTTGTTGCAGAATTCAATTTGGAAATCAATTCAAATCCCACTATTTTACTGCTTCTTTTTCTCCATGTACCTCCTAGAGTTTGGGCCCTGGGATAACCCTGTGGGGACAGGCCGCCTGCTGCAGCTCCCACTTTACTACCAGGAGTAAAATTCCGGGGAGGGGTGATTTTTCTCAAGGCTGCTTGGGAGACCTTTAGTTCCCATTGGAAGGACATCATCACCTCTCCGGGCAACATGTTGGCCATTTCCCAGAGCAAACCTTAAGCTGTGGACcgtacacatttcttaagaggtccctaagggggtgagcataagcgcaccagtgtgcctgtcctactgtccccattgatatgaACTCCTTTTAGGTGTTTATGACAGCTaagttttgcttatttttatccattttgttTGCggtatttttccccatttttttttcctacttgttttcttgcacttgttgacaaattaaaataaataaataaaataaataaaagaaacagaattgAAGCTGGACGATGCTGCTTCTGAAAAGGGGGCTCCGtaattgtgttgttttttttttccccctcctcccccatttCCAGATGACTCCATTTGGTGTAAACCACCAAGGCTCTTTCCGAGGGAGAGCGCTGAAGGCGTTCGTCATGGCCGAGCCGATGGGGATCCCCAACCACGCCGGGAAGATTGAGGGCGGGGAGTCCACTCCCGCTGTCACTCTGCCTTCCGAAATCCAGCTGCTTCCCCAGCAAGCGGGGATGGCGGCTATCTTAGCCACGGCAGTTGTCAACAGTAAGTGATGGGTTCCTGCAGCCATCCCTGCTCGAGCCGTGGATGCCaactcctggggaattctgggagttgaagtccgggcgcCTGGCGGCTGCTCTTCTGCTGGATTAGACtgtttgccccccaccccccttggGACTGACCTCAGTGTTTAAAGTTTGAAGTTTGATtgatatttgtatgccacccactccctagggactcagggcggcttacagacaaacaaggAATATATGAagttaaaatagaaatagaaattaaaaatagaaatacaacagttttaaaataccacaacatacatacatacttaaaatggggctggatgctaattcaacggccccaggcctgccgaacagccaggtcttagtggctttacggaaggccggaagagtagtgagggtccggatctcaacggggagatcattccataaggccggggcagcaacagagaaggccctcccccgggggttctccagccgacattgaccggccgatggtacccggaggaggcccaatctgtgtgatctaacggcaggaggcggtctcccaggtAGTCAGGTCCTAAAGTGGTTCCTCTTAGCTGACTCCTCTTCAAACTCCTTTCTGAGCTTCTATTCCATCATGTGCCCACTTGGAGAGCCCTTCCCCAGGTCTGCCTGGACTGCCTCCTTGTGCCTGGTGGGGTCTCCATGGGAGGGAGGATGAAGGAACGCCAGGAAGGGGCAGTGCCGGAGGAGGTCCCTAAGAATAGACCACAACTTCATGGCCTTTAATCAGATCATTACAGGCTCCCTCGACTCACAGCTACAGTtagaaccagaatttccactgtTAAGAAGCCCGCCGTCTGTTCAGCAAGCCGTGCCTGACTTTACAACCTTATTTGGCGTggtgtgttaagtgaatcacattgtCGTTAGGgaatctgctccccccccccccccattgacttcgcttgttgaAAGCTGGCTGAGAAGGTCACAGATGGTGATCAACAACCCCCGGGTGCTACATCCATTGCAAATAGATTCCAGTTGTCAAGGCCCTGGGGTTTCATAGCATagtaatcacatgtatactattacatagtcaatatcaagttgtattattaagtaattacatcaattcatcttaccaccaactactaaagggggaaaaaaaccagttattggctcttctgctctccatacacatatttataccttatctgacactttcttccccctctctcctcccctttctacatcctgtcttccctccatccttttctgctctactcccttcctttctcccttctcctctctccccttaccactcctccttatacatctcatcttccccccttcaccctctctcctgtccctctcttcctatctttcttcctcctctgcttcccactcttcctctcattcacttggtgcgtttcagcttctgagcaactccattctgtgttgatggtatttatgcttccatatcatatacatgaaaaagaaaaaatagcagcatGCATGTACTAtcatccaacacccctcctccaactagTACTACTACCTGGGGGCTGGTCTGAGGGAGGAGGATCAGCGGAGGTTTGGCCGGTCGCTCTCCTGTCCTCAATCTTACGTCCTTCGGCGGATCTCCGGCTGCAAACAcccccgtcctcctcctcctcctcctctgatcctCTTCTGCCTTCCAGAGGACGTCTTTCCTTGCAAGGATTGTGGCATCTGGTACCGGAGTGAGCGGAACCTCCAGGCGCATCTGATGTACTACTGTGCCAGCCGCCAGAACGCCACCTCGCCCACCCTGGACGAAAAGCCCAAGGATGCCTACCCCAACGAGCGCATCTGCCCCTTTCCCCAGTGCCAAAAAAGCTGCCCCAGTGCCAGCTCCTTGGAGATCCACATGCGCAGCCATAGCGGTAAGAGTGGCGCCATTCCCGGGAGCGTCCTGGTTGGGTAGGAAGGGGCCAAAGGGCCCCGGGACATGGGCTGGGGGAGGTTCCGGTAGAAGAGGCCCCAATTCAGGCGCGGAAGCTGGAGGCACAGGCTCACCCTCACCCCTGCTTTCAAAGGTCTCAGTCCTGCCCACCATCACAGTCTGAGACTGTCTGGGTAGCATTGTGcggttgagttgagtttattatatttctatgccgccctattccccggagggactcagggcggctcacaaccaagtcggggcgggagggtacaaataagaaaaaagaacacgaacaaaacaataccacaatttaaaacaactcaacaaccataccattcgagggggacaaaaactcattagccccaggcctgtcggaacagccaggttttaagggctttgtggaaggcctggagggtggtgagggtccgaatctccacggggagctcgttccaaagggtcggagcagccacagagaaggccctcctccgggtggtagccaatcggcattggccggtaaatgggattcggaggaggcctagtctgtgggatctaatcggtctgttggaggttaTTCTCCAATGTGAAGTCTAAATCACTGGCAGTCAGATCTCAGCCATGGAGACCTCCTGCAGCCCGGCCAAAGTCCAGCTGGTCTTTTTAAGGCGCTCCCATCAGCAGGTGTACTCCAACCTCTCCACCATGTCACAAGGGCCACGTGGGAATCCGTGGGCCCTAAGCCCTGACATTTGGGGCGAGGAGATAACTCCGTTTTCCTCCCAAGCCCTGCAATTCACACATCTGGcttcttttttccccaggagAAAGGCCGTTTGTCTGCCTCATCTGCCTGTCTGCCTTTACCACAAAAGCAAATTGTGAGCGACACCTCAAAGTGCACACAGATACCTTGAATGGTAAGTTGGCCCTCTCGGGGCTGGAAGTACGGCATGGAGCGAGTCCTTCTCAGGTGCCCATTAGCTGTGGGACTATGACTCTTcctgcttatagcaatagcaatggcagttagacttatataccgcttcctagggctttcagccctctctaagcggtttacagagtcagcatatcgcccccacagtctggctcctcatttcacccagatagatagatagatagatagatagatagatagatagatagatagacagacagacagacagacagacagacagacagacagacagacagacagacagacagatatagagagagggagagatagatatagagagagggagggagggagagatagatagagatagagatagagatagatagatagatagatagatagatagatagatagatagatagatagatagatagacagacagacagacagacagacagacatatagagagagggagagagagatatagagagaaggagggagggagagatagatatagatagaatagatagatagatagatagatagatagatagatagatagatagatagatagatagatagatagcaatagcagttagacttatataccgcttcatagggctttcagccctctctaagtggtttacagagtcagcacatcgcccccaacaacaatccgggtcctcgtttcacccacctcggaaggatggaaggctgagtcaaccctgagccggtgagatttgaacagccgaactgcagataacagtcagctgaagtggcctgcagtactgcaccctaagcactgcgccacctcggctcttcacgaACCCTTGTGCGCAAGGCCCAAGGGAGGCTCCGTTGCTGGCGGTGGGAGCTTCCATTCTTGCTTTGTCCTACCCCCAAGAGTTCCCCGTTGAGCACCTTCATGGTGGAGGTTCACTGGTGGTGGGTTTGGAGAAAGTCCTGGGCTTCTCTAATTGGACAGAAGACCTTGGCGGTGGAAAGCTCTGAAAAGCAGGACGGTCTTAtggtgggagggagaagagagttTGGTCCCTCTTAGATGCCtcctggagatgccagatgtGAGCGGCCTTTGCTCAATCTCCTAACTTCAGCATCTGCAGATAGAAGAGTTTGGCTTGAAACTCTGGAAAGTCCCACCTACTCTATAATTTTAGATTAGTTGGATAGACCTAAGCGGTTATAGTAAGTTCATTTACTACACTTCAGAGCCACCTGCTTCCTCCTATCCACTGGGCCCTTGGTCTCCACCACTATccgagaagagccgaggtggcgcagtggttaggtgcagtactgcaggccacttcagctgactgttatctgcagttcagcggttcaaatctcacgggctcaaggttgactcagccttccatccttccgaggtgggtgaaatgaggacccagactgtgggggcgatatgctgactcaaaATAGCCAGCttggaaacagcctgaaaaatggcctggttttttggccatttttcaggacgTTTTCTGGTGCCTGTGAAGACcatccagaaaccagaagagcagctggcagcggcacacgtgcccacagagagggttctgtgtgccacctctggcatgcattccacagattcaccatcacagatctagcCCATTGGTGGAGCACCAGCTTTGCATGCAGATGCCTCCAGATTTGCTAGCCGGTGCCCACCATCGCCAAGTGTGTGGGGAGCTCCTGGCAGCCCCAGGGGGTCGTTTGATGCTCTGCAGACCAAGAATGAGGCCGTTTCCTGTTCTTCCAGGTGTCTGCCACAGCTGTGGCTTCATCTCCACCACTCGGGACATCCTCTACAGCCACCTGGTCACCAATCACATGATCTGCCAGCCTGGCGCCAAGGGAGAGGTCTATTCCCCAGGCCCCACCATCCCTGCTTCCACCACTAAGCCATTGGCCCCGGGTAAGTGAGGGACTTCCAGAGGTATCCTGCGAACGGAGGAGgagatttgcagctcagggttgaagtgagGGGTTCTTGGTGAGGCTTTCTGAGcttagcttggtggttttcctacagctacctactgtatttttcagagtataagacgcaccttccccccccaaaaaacagggtgaaaatctgggtgcgtcttatacactgaatacagcatttttgctctCCTGAAACCCcaaccccttcacaaaaatggacatgcagagggtttgggaggcctgcagagtgcaaaaaaccttttttttaaaatgtaactcttcaaaatcttggtgcatcttatactccagtgctttTTATAGtcttgaaaaatacggtagtttcatCAGCGCTAGATGATGTCCCTGTCCTGGTTAGAAGGTCCCAACCGGGGCTGATAAAGAGTTCTGAAGAACCTGTTTCATCAAATGGGCAGTGGATAAAATTAATAGCAGGTAGGGAATGAACTGGCTGGGGAGTTCACAGGTGTCCATAAGTGGATTGGTATTGGCAGCCATTGGCCAGATTGCCTGGTCAagttcataataataataatcagccaGGAGAAATGGCTTCCTCTGGATTCTTGGAGAGCAGGAAGATCATTGAGTTCCCAGAAGATGCTAAGCCAGGTTGCTGGTCAACTGTTTTATGCAGTCGGTAAATGATGTTGACCCAGGAGCCCAGCCCACAACCTCtgagctcagcccccccccccggcgcccCCCGTGCTTTTCCAGAAAGGCTCAACCCCCCCTGTTTGTCTTCCCTTCTGCAGGCTTGAGTCCTCCGGGTTCATCCCTCTGCGCTCAGGTGCAGCTTCTGTGGCTACGTGGCCAATGGCTTgaccagcctccagcagcacgtGGCCTTGCACAGCCCCGCAGTGGCGGCTCTGCCCAACTCGGAGCTGAAAGCCGTTCAGCAGAGCCCACCAGAGACCCCCGCCAAATCCCCTTTGCAAGAGGCGAGCGGGTCCCCGGAAGAGGATGCGGGGGGCGCCTCTCCCCCCCAAGAAAGGAGCACTGCTGCCAGCTGGCTTGACGGGGCCCCCCCTGTGAAGGTCAAGGAGGAGCCTTTAGACGAGGAGGAAGAGCCGCGAGGAGACCCCCAAGAAGAGGCGGCTCCTGAAGCCGAGGCGGATGCGGATGCGTCCCCCAGGGCGCCCTCACCCCACAGCCTGCTCTCGGTGAAGGTGAAGTCTGAGATCACCAGCCCCACACCAGGATCCAGTCCGGTGCCCACCGAGCTTGGCGCCAGCACCTCCGGGGGCACCGTGTTTCTGCCCCAGTACCTGTTCGGCCACGAAGCCTCTGTGCTGCCACAGGCGTCCGAGATCTTGGCCAAGATGTCCGAGCTGGTTCACAGCCGCCTGAAGCAAGGCCACGGTGGGGTGCCTCCCGCCCTCTTCCCAGGCACCCCCGTGCCCAAGGGCGCCACCTGCTTTGAGTGCGAGATCACCTTCAACAACATCAACAACTATTACGTCCACAAGCGCCTTTACTGCTCCAGCCGGCGCCTGGCGGAGGACAGCCCCTCCGTCCCACGCAAAGCCAAGGCGGCTCCCCCTGCGCCCAAAGGCCTCTCCGCTGCCGGGCCACGCCTCTCGCCTGGAGAGAGCAGCGCAGCCCCAGAGGGGGAACCGGAGGGAAACGCCACCCCTCCCGCCCTAGAGATCAAGCAAGAGGTCAAAGGGGAGGAAGGCGCCGCCAAAGCCAGCCCCTCCCCAGAGACGGATGGGACCGGGCGCATCAGCGAGGGGAGCCCGAGCCCAGGGGCCAGCTCTGTGGAGGAACCAGAGGATGACCCCAACCGGACCGTCTGCGAAGCCTGCAACATCCGCTTCAGCCGCCACGAGACCTACATGGTGCACAAGCGCTACTACTGCGCCTCCCGCCACGACCCTCCCCTGCGCCGGAGCAGCGCGGCCGGCAAGCTGCCCTTCCTCCCCCAGCCGATCCGCACACGCAAACGCCGCAAGCTGTACGAGATCCACAACGCCAGCAGACAACTGGGGGCTACCCCAGAGCTTCCCCGCCCTGAGGCGCCTCCCGTGGTCCCCTCTCTCATTTCGGTGGTCAAGGCCACCCCGTCTCCCAGCTCGAGCCCAGATGCCGAGGGCCCCATCGACCTCAGCAAGAAGCCCCGGTTGAGCAGCGGGAGCCGGGTGCTccccgccgccctcctccccctGGCGGACTACCACGAGTGCACGGCCTGCCGGATCAGCTTCCACACCCTCGACAGCTACCTGGCCCATAAGAAGTACTACTGCCCGGCCACGCCCTTGCAGACCAGCACCATGGAGCAGCTGCAGAAGATCAAGGGGGCCGTCCCAGCCCCTCGGAAGGCCCAAGACAGCCCGGAGGGTCGGGCGGAGGAACCCGAAGGGGTATCGATCAAGGTGGAGAAGGTGGTGCCTTCCGTGAGCCCCGTGGCTGCACCAGTCGGCTTCCCTGCCGCAGAGCCACTCCAGCTTCAGCAGCAGCGCCACCTGGAGGGCAAAGCTCAGCACCTCGCAGGCGCCAAGGTGCCCCTGGCCATGTGCCCTTACTGCCCCGTCAACGGCACCGTGAAGGGAGACTTGGTAGAGCACTTCCGAAATACGCACGGACTGTTTGTGACCAAAACAGCAGCAGGGCCCGCGTTGATAGAGGCCACCCGGACGCTGGCGGATGGCAGcccgcttccctccctcccagccacCTCCCCGTCACAGCCGGCCCCCAGACTGCCCAAGGACAGCTTCAACGGCAAAGAGGCGCCCGTCCCTCCCCTGTCCAATGGGAG from Thamnophis elegans isolate rThaEle1 chromosome 14, rThaEle1.pri, whole genome shotgun sequence includes:
- the ZFPM1 gene encoding LOW QUALITY PROTEIN: zinc finger protein ZFPM1 (The sequence of the model RefSeq protein was modified relative to this genomic sequence to represent the inferred CDS: inserted 2 bases in 1 codon; deleted 2 bases in 2 codons), which produces MGVEVHRRKARCAPKTASPAECFGGPFPGNIHSEPPSPGLSEPLNPAVTLILQDDTCWLAKLSLVPGEGDANSVIYKKDDSIWCKPPRLFPREXALKAFVMAEPMGIPNHAGKIEGGESTPAVTLPSEIQLLPQQAGMAAILATAVVNKDVFPCKDCGIWYRSERNLQAHLMYYCASRQNATSPTLDEKPKDAYPNERICPFPQCQKSCPSASSLEIHMRSHSGERPFVCLICLSAFTTKANCERHLKVHTDTLNGVCHSCGFISTTRDILYSHLVTNHMICQPGAKGEVYSPGPTIPASTTKPLAPGLSPPGSSLCAQVQLLWLRGQWLDQPPAARGLAQPRSGGSPNSELKAVQQSPPETPAKSPLQEASGSPEEDAGGASPPQERSTAASWLDGAPPVKVKEEPLDEEEEPRGDPQEEAAPEAEADADASPRAPSPHSLLSVKVKSEITSPTPGSSPVPTELGASTSGGTVFLPQYLFGHEASVLPQASEILAKMSELVHSRLKQGHGGVPPALFPGTPVPKGATCFECEITFNNINNYYVHKRLYCSSRRLAEDSPSVPRKAKAAPPAPKGLSAAGPRLSPGESSAAPEGEPEGNATPPALEIKQEVKGEEGAAKASPSPETDGTGRISEGSPSPGASSVEEPEDDPNRTVCEACNIRFSRHETYMVHKRYYCASRHDPPLRRSSAAGKLPFLPQPIRTRKRRKLYEIHNASRQLGATPELPRPEAPPVVPSLISVVKATPSPSSSPDAEGPIDLSKKPRLSSGSRVLPAALLPLADYHECTACRISFHTLDSYLAHKKYYCPATPLQTSTMEQLQKIKGAVPAPRKAQDSPEGRAEEPEGVSIKVEKVVPSVSPVAAPVGFPAAEPLQLQQQRHLEGKAQHLAGAKVPLAMCPYCPVNGTVKGDLVEHFRNTHGLFVTKTAAGPALIEATRTLADGSPLPSLPATSPSQPAPRLPKDSFNGKEAPVPPLSNGSPRPTASPQPLLPLSPSVPLPLSPLPEALPAPPLPGIRTSCADPSGKGLATPVANGSHRFCRLCNIKFSSLSTFIAHKKYYCSSHAAEHIK